In Deltaproteobacteria bacterium, the genomic stretch GCGCGGCCTGGTGACGTTGGCGCGCGAGGAAGCGCGGCCGCGGGTGGCGGAACAGCTCGTCGAGATGGCCGCGGCGGTGCCTCCTGCGTCGGCGGAGTCGCCGCGCCGGGCTCCGCGGCAGGCGGAGGTGCTGGCCTGGCTCCTCGCGCGAGGCGAGGCCGTCCCGGTCGAGGAAGTGGTCGCCGCGTTTCCGCGGGCGCGGCCGCATTTGCGCGCGCTCGCCGCTCGCGGGCTCGTCCGGCTCGAACGGGTCCCCCCCGGGCCGGCGCGGGTCGTCGAAGGTCCCTGGGGAGATCAGCGGCACGATCCGACGGACGCGCAGGCGCACGCCTTGCGGGAGCTCAGCGCGGCCACCGATGCGCGGGTGTTCGCTCCGTTCCTGCTCCACGGCGTGACCGGGAGCGGAAAGACCTGGGTCTATCTCGAGGCCATCGCGCACGCGCGCGCCAGTGGGCTCGGCGCGTTGGCTCTGGTCCCGGAGATCGCGCTGACGCCGCAGCTCGCCGGCCGTTTCCGCGCCCGGTTCGGTGGGGACGTCGCGGTGCTCCACTCCGGGCTGTCCGCGGGCGAGCGCGTCGCCGAGTGGCACCGGGTGCGCGACGGCCGTGCCGGGATCGTGGTCGGCGCCCGCAGCGCGGTCTGGGCACCCGTACGGCAGCTCGGGATCATCGTCGTCGACGAGGAGCACGAGCCTTCGTACAAGCAGGAAGACCGGCTGCGGTACCACGCCCGCGACCTCGCTCTGGTCCGCGCGCAGCGGGCAGGCGCGGTGGCGGTGCTCGGCAGCGCGACGCCGTCGCTGGAGACGCTGCGGCGCGCGCAGGAAGGGAAGCTGCGCGTCCTGCGACTGCCGGAGCGCGTCGAGGCCCGGCCGCAGCCGCCCGTCACGGTGGTGAGAAGGCCTGTCTCCGACCAGCTCTTGACGGCGGACCTGTCGGCGGCGTTGCGCGAGACGGTCTCGCGCGGAGAACAGGCCATCCTCTTCCTCAACCGCAGGGGGCATACGCGTATCCTGCTCTGCTCCGCCTGCGGCGCCGCCGTCGGGTGTCCCAACTGCTCGGTCGCGCTGGTGCTCCACCGCGCCGGCAAGGAGCGCCTGCGCTGCCATCTCTGCGGACACGACGAGGCGCCTCGCCGCGCCTGTGCCGCCTGCGGCGCGGTCAAGCTCGCTCCGCTCGGGGGCGGGACGGAGAAGGTCGAGGAGCAACTCGAGGCCGTGGTGCCGCAGGCGCGCGTGGCGCGGCTCGATCGCGACGCCGCGGGCGGCCCGGGGCAGGCAGCCGCGGTGCTTGCGCAATTCGCCCGCCGGCAGATCGACGTGCTCGTCGGAACGCAGATGGTTGCCAAGGGCCACGATTTTCCCGGCGTGACGCTGGTGGGGGTGCTCGACGCCGACGGGCCGCTTCACCTGCCGGATTTCCGCGCGGCGGAGCGTTGCATCCAGCTCCTCTCCCAGGTCTCGGGCCGGGCGGGTCGCGGCGATGTGCCCGGGCGGGTGCTGGTGCAGGCGTTCAAGCCCGATGCGGTCGCGCTCGACTACGACGCGTTCGCGGCAGAAGAGCTGCGACGTCGGGAGAGGCTGCGCTTTCCGCCGTTCGTGCGCCTCGCCGCGGTCCGATTGTCGGGAAATTCGGAAGTGCGCGTGCGCGGCGCCGCGGAACGCGCCGCGTCGGCGGCGCGCCGGTTCGCATCGGGAGGCGACGCGCTCGATGTCCTCGGCCCGGCGCCGGCGCCGCTGGCGAAGGTGCGTGGAAAGCATCGCTGGCAGCTGTTGCTCAGGGCGCCAGACCACGCGCCGCTCCACCGCGTCGGGCGCGCCCTGCAGGCCTCCCATCGGGTGCCGGGTGTGCAACTGGCGGTCGACGTGGACCCGGTGGCGCTGCTTTGACGCCCCGTCGGTCACTGAATCGGAGGCGGCGCTTCGGAATCCCATTCTGGCGGTGACCCCACGCCATGAATATACTGGCCTATTACCGCCCGGTTGGACGGCCGGGGAGCGAGAAAGCATGGCATTGCGAGAAATCATCATCTGGCCCGACCCCCGCCTGAAGCAGAAGGCCAAGCCTGTCGGCGACGTCGACGCCAGGATTCGCAAGCTCTGCGACGACATGGCGGAGACGATGTACGAGGCCAACGGCGTCGGGCTCGCGGCTCCGCAGGTCGGCGTGCACCTCAACGTGATTGCCATGGACGTGGATCAGCGCGCCGCCGCCGAGGGCGAGGAGCCGAAGAAGAAGGGCGAAGGTCTGTTCTGGCTGATCGACCCGGTGCTCAAGCTCGGCGAGGGCGAGTTCACGTACACGGAGGGGTGCCTCTCCGTCCCCGACGAGTACGAAGAAGTGACGCGCTTCGGCCATATCGTCGTCGAGTACACGGACCGGGATGGCAAGCGGAAGCAGAAGGAAGCGACGAACACCCTCCTTTCCGTCTGCGTCCAGCACGAGATGGACCATCTGCACGGCAAGCTCTTCGTCGACCATCTGAGCGCGCTCAAGCGCGAGCTGATCCGCCGGAGGATGAAGAAGCTGAAGACGCAGCGGGAGGCTGAACGCAAGGGTGAGGCCACCGCGCTCTGAGGTCTCGGCTCGATCCGGCCACCGGAATCCGATTGAATCGCGGGAACCCCGGCGCGTCCCATGACTCTGGAAGGAGCGCGCCATGCTCGCGTTGGTCGCCGTCCTCCTTTGTGCGCCGCCCGTCGGGCAGCTCCTGGAGCTGCGCGAAGGGACGCTGACCTATACCGTGGTGCACAAACTGCATGAGGTGCGGGGAACGACCCGGCAGGTGGAAGGACGCGCTCTGGCCCAGCCCGACGGAACCATTCGGGTGCAGGTGCGCGCGAAAGTGGCTTCGTTCGACAGCGGGAACTCGAATCGCGACGAGCACATGCGGGAAGCGACGCACGAGCCCGTGCATCCGTACGCGGAGGTGAAGGGCACGCTTTCCGGCGTCAACCTCCCCCTGCGGCAGATGCAAGAGGCGACGTTGCACGCTACCGTGGAGCTCAATGGCGAAAAGCAGACGCAGGATGTGCCGGTGAAGCTCGAGCCGGCCGAGGCGGGAGTTCGAGCCACCTTCTCGTTTCCCTTCAGTCTCGACGCCTTCAAGGTGGAGCGACCGGAGCTGCTGCTGATCAAGGTCGACGACCGGGCGACCATCGCCGGCGATCTCCGCTTCGAGGCCGCCAAGTGATCGCGCTTGCGGTGACGCTCGTGCTCTCGCTGCAAGGCGAGCAGCCGGCACCTCCGCAGCCGGCTCCCGAGGACATCGAGCTCCTTCCCACCCCCGCCGCTCCCGATGCCGAGACCGTGGCGCAACAGCAGCAGCTCGATCGCGAGCTGCGGACGCGGCGGAAGATGCTCCAGCTGCATCAGCTCGGCGGAATGCTGACGCTCGCCACCCTCGGCGCAACGGTGATCTTCGGACAGCTGAACTACATCGACAAGTACGGTGGCGGGGGCGATACCGGACGTTGGTACGACTGGCATCGCTTCAGCGCGTTCACCGCCGCCGCTCTCTTCGCCGGTACGGGCGCCCTCGCATTGTTCGCTCCCAGCCCGCTGGAGAAGCGCAAGCGGCTCGACACGGTGATGCTGCACCGGATCGCGATGGGTGTCGCCACGGTCGGGATGGTGACGCAGATCGTCCTTGGCTTCGTCACCGCGAGCAAGGGTGGATCGATCTCCCAGCGCGACTTCGCGCTGGCGCACCAGATCGTCGGCTTCGCCACCTTCGGCGCCACCGCCGTGGGATTCGGAGTCCTCACCTTTTGATCGCTGCTACGCTCCGCGCGTGGAGGACCGGAACCGGGCGCATCATCGCCGCGATCGCCTCGGCGCGAAACGCCGATTCGACGAAGTCGAGTGCACCGTCTCCCACCTGTTGCGGTTTCCCCATCCGGCGCTCGGCGGCCGCCGGTACGGCGAGGCACTGCTGCAAGGCCTGGGCGCCCGCGGCCTCGGGCCCGGCCGCAGCGGCGCCGTCGAGATCGGCGGCGGCGCCGGTCACGTGGCGGAGGCCGCCTGGCGCGGCGATGCGGGACCGTTCACCAAGGCCCGGTGGACGGCGATCGACCTGTCGCCGTCCCTGATCGCGGCGCAGCGACGTCGCGCACAGGAACCTTCCCAGCCGGGCGGCCGGCATCCGCGCTGGTCGGGGCTGCGCGCGGACTGCCTGGATCTTCCGCTCGCTTCGCATTCCATCGACGGACTGGTCCTCGCGAACGAGGTGATCGCCGATCTTCCCGTCGAATCGGGCAGGAACACCGGCGCCATCCGCCTGATCGGCGAGCTCGCGCGCGTCCTTCGCAGCGGTGGCGCCGCGCTGCTCACGGAGTTCGGCGGGGACTTCGCCCCGGGTCCGATCCGTCTCCTCGGCGCCTTCGCCGAAGGCGAGCACGTGGAGTGGTCGATCGATTTCCGGCAGCTTCGCGCGGCGGCGGCGGCGGCCGGCCTCCTCGTGGAAGAGCTTCCGCTGCACGAGCTCCTCGGCACCGATCTCTCCGTCCGCTGCGCCAGCTATACCGACCTGTGGAGGCTGCGCCGTTTCGCTTCCTGCGAAGTCTTCGCCGCGCCCGAGGCCGAGGTCCGCCGGCGCTTCCCGCTGCTCTCACGGGTGCTCGCCCTCGAGCTGCCGCCGCTCGGGTCTCCACGATGGCCGGACGCCACCGCGCCCGCCGGATTCGCGCAGCTCTTCCGGGCGCTGATCCTGCGCCAGCCCTGAAAGGCGCACCGCCGCGCAGCAGGGCGCACAAGTGCCCGCAGTGACGCACGTTTCACTCGCTCGCCTCCGTGGCCGGGGCAGCCGTTTTGTCGCTCCCGGAAGTGGGGTTCGGTAGCGTCGTCCATGCCTCTGCCGAATGGAGAAAACATGCGATTCACCGTCATCGCCGCCGCCGCGTTCCTGATCGCCAGCGCGGCCATCGCGCAGGAACAACACCCGCCGGAGACGAGCGGAATGAGCGGCCAGAATCAGCCGGACGCCGCCGCCGGCAATCAGGCCTTTGCGGATCCGTCGCTGCTCTTCAGCGGCACCCCGGGCGCGTTCATCGGGCTCGCGGTCAACAACATCCAGGGCGAAGGCTCCTACGCCTCCACGGTGATCAATACCGAGTTCAGCCTGGGACCGGTGGGCGTCGGCCTCTCGCTTCCGCTCAACCTGCTCCTCTGGAACAACGATCAATGCTGCACCGGCGCGTACACGCGCGACTCGAAGACGTATGGCGGGATCCTCCGCCGCCGCGACTGGGACGAGGCGCAGGACTATACGAAGCTCGTCCGCTTCGTCCGCTACGGCAACAAGCGCGATCCGCTGTACGTGCTCGCGGGCCAGCTGTGGGGCGCCTCGATCGGACACGGCACGCTGGTCAACCGGTATTCGAACTCGCTCAGCCTCGACCACCCCAAGGCCGGCCTCGCCATGGACGTGAACACGGAGTGGGCCGGCGTCGAGACCCTGACGGACTGGGTGGGCAATCCGACCTTGATGGCCGGCCGCGCATATGTCCGGCCGTTCGGCGGAACCCCCGTGCTTCGCGGTTGGGCCATCGGCGTGAGCGGCGCGGTCGATCGCAGCGCCCCGATCGGCGTCGCGGGGCCGCTCCAGTCGGACGGGGAGGGGAACCCGATCATTCCCAACCACCAGGCCATCTACGCGGGCGGCATCGACACCGAATACGAGGTGCTGCGCAACTCGCTGATCAGCCTGATCCCGTATGCCGATTTCAACCGCATCGCGGGAGCCGGAAACGGCATCCACGCCGGCGTTCTCGCCGACGTCCGCGTTCCGGTGCCGCTTCTCGAGCTGAACGTCCAGGCGAAGCTCGAGTATCGGATGATGCAGCCCGGCTACATCCCCGAATACTTCGATCAGGTCTACGACCTCGGACGCGTCCAGTACGCGGTCCAGACGCCGACGGGCTCGGCTTACGTCTCGAAGTACGATGCGGCGCAGGCGGCCCACGGCGGCGACACTTCCTTCAGCCAGCGCGGTTACTACGGCGAGCTGGCATTCGGGTTCGCGGGACTGGTGCAGATCGGCGGCCTCTACCAGGACCGACAGGG encodes the following:
- the priA gene encoding primosomal protein N', producing the protein MDVRDVLIPRLTDAGRQALEGGQLDLPGQEEELRRALRKVVAGTKLARAHLGDLAKRGLVTLAREEARPRVAEQLVEMAAAVPPASAESPRRAPRQAEVLAWLLARGEAVPVEEVVAAFPRARPHLRALAARGLVRLERVPPGPARVVEGPWGDQRHDPTDAQAHALRELSAATDARVFAPFLLHGVTGSGKTWVYLEAIAHARASGLGALALVPEIALTPQLAGRFRARFGGDVAVLHSGLSAGERVAEWHRVRDGRAGIVVGARSAVWAPVRQLGIIVVDEEHEPSYKQEDRLRYHARDLALVRAQRAGAVAVLGSATPSLETLRRAQEGKLRVLRLPERVEARPQPPVTVVRRPVSDQLLTADLSAALRETVSRGEQAILFLNRRGHTRILLCSACGAAVGCPNCSVALVLHRAGKERLRCHLCGHDEAPRRACAACGAVKLAPLGGGTEKVEEQLEAVVPQARVARLDRDAAGGPGQAAAVLAQFARRQIDVLVGTQMVAKGHDFPGVTLVGVLDADGPLHLPDFRAAERCIQLLSQVSGRAGRGDVPGRVLVQAFKPDAVALDYDAFAAEELRRRERLRFPPFVRLAAVRLSGNSEVRVRGAAERAASAARRFASGGDALDVLGPAPAPLAKVRGKHRWQLLLRAPDHAPLHRVGRALQASHRVPGVQLAVDVDPVALL
- the def gene encoding peptide deformylase yields the protein MALREIIIWPDPRLKQKAKPVGDVDARIRKLCDDMAETMYEANGVGLAAPQVGVHLNVIAMDVDQRAAAEGEEPKKKGEGLFWLIDPVLKLGEGEFTYTEGCLSVPDEYEEVTRFGHIVVEYTDRDGKRKQKEATNTLLSVCVQHEMDHLHGKLFVDHLSALKRELIRRRMKKLKTQREAERKGEATAL
- a CDS encoding YceI family protein, producing the protein MLALVAVLLCAPPVGQLLELREGTLTYTVVHKLHEVRGTTRQVEGRALAQPDGTIRVQVRAKVASFDSGNSNRDEHMREATHEPVHPYAEVKGTLSGVNLPLRQMQEATLHATVELNGEKQTQDVPVKLEPAEAGVRATFSFPFSLDAFKVERPELLLIKVDDRATIAGDLRFEAAK
- a CDS encoding class I SAM-dependent methyltransferase, yielding MASSPRARVDRSPSATSRWRTRSSASPPSAPPPWDSESSPFDRCYAPRVEDRNRAHHRRDRLGAKRRFDEVECTVSHLLRFPHPALGGRRYGEALLQGLGARGLGPGRSGAVEIGGGAGHVAEAAWRGDAGPFTKARWTAIDLSPSLIAAQRRRAQEPSQPGGRHPRWSGLRADCLDLPLASHSIDGLVLANEVIADLPVESGRNTGAIRLIGELARVLRSGGAALLTEFGGDFAPGPIRLLGAFAEGEHVEWSIDFRQLRAAAAAAGLLVEELPLHELLGTDLSVRCASYTDLWRLRRFASCEVFAAPEAEVRRRFPLLSRVLALELPPLGSPRWPDATAPAGFAQLFRALILRQP